The Ornithorhynchus anatinus isolate Pmale09 chromosome 1, mOrnAna1.pri.v4, whole genome shotgun sequence genome includes a window with the following:
- the ALG3 gene encoding dol-P-Man:Man(5)GlcNAc(2)-PP-Dol alpha-1,3-mannosyltransferase encodes MAAGLRKRGPAGVGAGLGARWGPQARRVWGAGRLLLLEPRYTPLVAACLCLAEVGINHWVIRRVPYTEIDWKAYMAEVEGVINGTYDYTQLRGDTGPLVYPAGFVYIFMGLYYATGRGTDIRLAQNIFAGLYLATLLLVFRIYSQTRRVPPFVFFFMCCASYRIHSIFVLRLFNDPVAMALLFLSINLLLAQRWGWGCGCFSLAVSVKMNVLLFAPGLLFLLLSHFGLHGALPKLGICALLQVALGLPFLLENPAGYLSRSFDLGRQFLFRWTVNWRFLPEALFLHRAFHLGLLAAHLGLLVLFALRRWLGSGESVLSLLKDPSQRKTRPQPLTANQIVSVLFTSNFIGICFSRSLHYQFYVWYFHTLPYLLWAAPARWFTHLLRLLVLGLIELSWNTYPSTSCSSAALHVCHAVILLQLWLHSSALLKPSQPPKPGRKIQCAPPPPRTLS; translated from the exons ATGGCGGCGGGCCTGCGgaagcggggcccggcgggggtcggggcggggttgggggcccGCTGGGGACCGCAGGCGCGGCGGGTGTGGGGGGCGGGCCGCCTGCTGCTGCTGGAACCCCGCTACACGCCGCTGGTGGCCGCCTGCCTCTGCCTGGCGGAGGTGGGCATCAACCACTGGGTCATCCGCAGGGTGCCGT ATACCGAGATCGACTGGAAGGCCTACATGGCCGAGGTGGAGGGCGTGATCAACGGCACCTATGACTACACCCAGCTCCGGGGTGACACCGGGCCCCTCGT ctaccccgcCGGCTTCGTGTACATCTTCATGGGCCTGTACTACGCCACGGGCCGGGGCACGGACATCCGCCTGGCCCAGAATATCTTCGCCGGCCTCTACCTCGCCACCCTACTGCTCGTCTTCCGCATCTACAGCCAGACGCGCCGG GTGCCCCCGTTCGTGTTCTTCTTCATGTGCTGTGCCTCCTACCGCATCCACTCCATCTTCGTGCTGCGGCTCTTCAACGACCCCGTGGCCATGGCCCTGCTCTTCCTCAGCATCAACCTCCTGCTCGCCCagcgctggggctggggctgcggcTGCTTCAG CCTGGCCGTCTCCGTGAAGATGAACGTGCTGCTTTTTGCCCCGGGgctgctgttcctcctcctctcccactttggTCTCCACGGGGCCCTTCCCAAGCTGGGCATCTGTGCCCTCCTGCAG GTGGCCCTCGGACTGCCCTTCCTCCTGGAGAACCCAGCGGGCTACCTGTCGCGCTCCTTCGACCTCGGCCGCCAGTTCCTGTTCCGCTGGACCGTGAACTGGCGCTTCCTGCCCGAGGCCTTGTTCCTGCACCGGGCCTTCCACCTGGGGCTGCTGGCCGCCCACCTGGGCTTGCTCGTGCTCTTCGCCCTTCGCCGGTGGCTCGG ctCAGGAGAGAGTGTGCTGTCCCTGCTGAAGGACCCCTCGCAGCGGAAGACCAGACCCCAGCCCCTCACGGCCAACC AGATCGTCTCCGTCCTCTTCACCTCCAACTTCATCGGCATCTGCTTCAGCCGCTCCCTGCACTACCAGTTCTACGTCTGGTACTTCCACACTCTGCCCTACCTCCTGTGGGCCGCGCCCGCCCGCTGGTTCACCCATCTCCTCAG gctCCTGGTGCTCGGACTGATCGAGCTGTCGTGGAACACCTACCCGTCGACCTCCTGCAGCTCCGCCGCCCTCCACGTCTGCCACGCCGTCATCCTGCTACAGCTGTGGCTACACTCTTCTGCCCTGCTGaagccctcccagccccccaaaccCGGCAGGAAGATCcagtgcgcccccccccccccccggaccctctCCTAG